The following proteins are encoded in a genomic region of Rhinolophus ferrumequinum isolate MPI-CBG mRhiFer1 chromosome 17, mRhiFer1_v1.p, whole genome shotgun sequence:
- the MRPS25 gene encoding 28S ribosomal protein S25, mitochondrial, with product MPMKGRFPIRRTLQYLGQGDVVFKDSVKVMTVNYNTHGELGEGARKFVFFNIPQIQYKNPWVQIVMFKNMTPSPFLRFYLDSGEQVLVDVETKSNKEIVEHIKKILGKNEETLKKEEQEKKQLSHPAHFGPRKYCLRECICEVEGQVPCPALVPLPKEMTGKHKATLKASA from the exons ATGCCCATGAAGGGCCGCTTCCCGATCCGCCGCACCCTGCAGTACCTGGGCCAGGGGGACGTGGTGTTCAAGGACTCGGTGAAGGTCATGACAGTGAACTACAACACGCACGGGGAGCTGGGCGAGGGCGCCAG gaaatttgtgtttttcaacATACCTCAGATCCAATACAAAAACCCTTGGGTACAGATCGTGATGTTTAAGAACATGACACCATCACCCTTCCTTCGATTCTATTTAG ATTCTGGTGAGCAGGTCCTCGTGGATGTGGAGACCAAAAGCAACAAGGAGATCGTGGAGCACATCAAAAAAATCCTGGGGAAGAATGA GGAAACCCTCAAGAAAGAGGAGCAGGAGAAAAAGCAGCTTTCTCATCCAGCCCACTTTGGACCCCGAAAGTACTGCCTGCGGGAGTGTATCTGTGAAGTGGAAGGGCAGgtgccctgcccagccctggtgCCGTTACCCAAGGAGATGACAGGGAAGCACAAAGCCACTCTGAAAGCCAGCGCCTAG
- the RBSN gene encoding rabenosyn-5 isoform X2, producing the protein MKKSTPGKTMMSKGKLKKAKKAKNRLLKREGEDRAESGTQGYESFSYGGVDPYMWEPQELGAVRSHLSDFKKHRAARIDHYVVEVNKLIIRLEKLTAFDRTNTESAKIRAIEKSVVPWVNDQDVPFCPDCGNKFSIRNRRHHCRLCGSIMCKKCMELISLPLANKLTSVSKDSLSTHTSPSQSPNSVHGSRRGSISSMSSVSSVLDEKDDDRIRCCTHCKDTLLKREQQMDEKEHTPDIVKLYEKLRLCMEKVDQKAPEYIKMAASLNAGETTYSLEHANDLRVEVQKVYELIDALSKKILTLGLNQDPPPHTNTLRLQRMIRYSATLFVQEKLLGLMSLPTKEQFEALKQEVEKKRILEKQAALESQRRLEERRRDLPSRANGEVASLRRGHVPLRKAEGWLALSGGQGESEHSDPLLQQIHNITSFIRQAKAAGRTDEVRTLQENLQQLQDEYDQQQTEKAIELSRKQAEEEDLQREQLQMLCEREWEREREQFQAASLHTRTRSLDFQEVRPFQLEPSRQPRTHLAHALDLGSSPIQSSAAPKTPSPSSALEPLRVWSGPPVLGPELLPQSTSSQSHGVPSLNPFEEEDLSSPAAEGSSSPPATEPSFGSSSRILKDYNPFEEEEEEEAVEGNPFTNSDSPAPTPFEEEDERPHQTHASPPVPGNPFEEAVGTNPFELDSDGGPEGEEPIEEELLLQQIDNIKAYIFDAKQCGRLDEVDVLTENLRELKRTLAKQKGGAG; encoded by the exons AAGGCTAAGAAAGCAAAGAACAGGCTGTTGAAACGAGAAGGAGAGGACCGAGCCGAATCAGGGACCCAAGGATATGAGTCTTTCAGTTATGGAGGGGTTGATCCTTACATGTGGGAACCCCAGGAGCTTG GAGCTGTGAGAAGCCATCTTTCTGACTTCAAAAAACACCGAGCTGCCAGGATTGACCACTATGTTGTTGAAGTCAATAAATTAATAATCAGGTTAGAGAAg CTCACTGCATTTGACAGAACGAATACTGAGTCGGCTAAGATCCGAG CAATAGAGAAGTCCGTGGTGCCTTGGGTCAATGACCAGGATGTCCCTTTTTGTCCAGACTGTGGGAATAAGTTTAGCATCCGTAACCGCCGTCACCACTGCCGCCTCTGCGGGTCTATTATGTGCAAGAAGTGTATGGAGCTCATCAGCCTTCCCTTGGCAA ACAAGCTCACCAGTGTCAGCAAGGATTCCCTGAGCACCCACACCAGCCCCAGCCAGTCACCCAACAGTGTGCATGGCTCCCGCCGGGGCAGCATTAGCAGCATGAGCAGCGTGAGCTCCGTCTTGGACGAGAAGGATGACGACAGGATCCGCTGCTGCACACATTGCAAGGACACGCTGCTCAAGAGAGAGCAACAGATGGATGAGAAGGAGCACACCCCGGACATTGTGAAACTCTATGAG aAATTACGCCTTTGCATGGAGAAAGTTGACCAAAAAGCTCCTGAATACATCAAGATGGCAGCATCATTAAA TGCTGGAGAAACAACCTACAGTCTGGAACATGCCAATGACCTTCGAGTAGAAGTGCAAAAAGTATACGAGTTAATAGATGCTTTAAG TAAGAAGATCTTAACCTTAGGCTTGAACCAGGATCCTCCGCCACATACAAACACTTTGCGGCTGCAGAGGATGATCAGATACTCAGCGACACTTTTTGTGCAG GAAAAGTTGCTTGGTTTGATGTCACTGCCAACGAAAGAACAGTTTGAGGCACTGAAGCAGGAGGTGGAGAAGAAGAGGATCCTGGAGAAACAG GCTGCCCTGGAATCCCAGCGAAGGCTTGAGGAAAGGCGGAGGGACCTGCCATCTCGTGCCAATGGGGAGGTGGCATCCCTTCGCAGGGGCCATGTCCCCTTGAGAAAGGCTGAGGGCTGGCTCGCCCTGTCAGGAGGCCAAGGGGAGAGCGAGCACTCGGACCCCCTCCTACAGCAGATCCACAACATCACGTCGTTTATCAGGCAGGCCAAGGCCGCAGGCCGGACAGACGAAGTGCGCACACTGCAGGAGAACCTGCAGCAGCTGCAGGACGAGTACGACCAGCAGCAGACAGAGAAGGCCATCGAGCTGTCCCGGAAGCAGGCTGAGGAGGAGGACCTGCAGCGGGAGCAGCTGCAGATGCTATGTGAACGTGAGTGGGAACGAGAAAGGGAGCAGTTCCAGGCAGCATCCCTGCACACACGGACCCGGTCCCTGGACTTCCAAGAAGTCAGGCCTTTTCAGCTGGAGCCCAGCAGACAGCCTCGCACCCACCTTGCTCATGCTTTGGATCTGGGCTCCTCCCCCATTCAGAGCAGTGCGGCTCCCAAGACCCCTTCACCCAGCTCAGCTCTCGAGCCCCTCCGAGTGTGGTCTGGGCCCCCAGTGCTTGGCCCGGAATTGCTCCCCCAGAGCACCTCATCGCAGTCACATGGGGTCCCCTCCCTAAACCCCTTTGAGGAGGAGGACCTCTCCAGCCCGGCTGCAGAGGGCTCTAGCAGCCCTCCTGCTACAGAGCCTTCTTTCGGCTCTTCATCCCGCATCCTCAAAGATTACAATCCttttgaggaagaggaggaagaggaggcagtgGAAGGGAATCCCTTCACTAACTCAGACAGCCCAGCACCCACCCCTTTCGAGGAGGAAGACGAGCGTCCTCACCAGACGCACGCAAGCCCTCCTGTTCCTGGCAACCCCTTCGAGGAAGCCGTCGGTACCAACCCCTTCGAGCTGGACAGTGACGGTGGGCCTGAGGGCGAGGAGCCCATAGAAGAGGAGCTCCTCCTGCAGCAGATCGATAACATCAAGGCGTACATCTTTGACGCCAAGCAATGCGGCCGCCTGGACGAGGTGGACGTGCTGACGGAGAACCTGCGGGAGCTGAAGCGCACCCTGGCCAAACAGAAGGGGGGCGCTGGCTGA
- the RBSN gene encoding rabenosyn-5 isoform X1 codes for MASLDDPGEVREGFLCPLCLKDLQSFYQLQSHYEEEHSGEDHDVKGQIKSLVQKAKKAKNRLLKREGEDRAESGTQGYESFSYGGVDPYMWEPQELGAVRSHLSDFKKHRAARIDHYVVEVNKLIIRLEKLTAFDRTNTESAKIRAIEKSVVPWVNDQDVPFCPDCGNKFSIRNRRHHCRLCGSIMCKKCMELISLPLANKLTSVSKDSLSTHTSPSQSPNSVHGSRRGSISSMSSVSSVLDEKDDDRIRCCTHCKDTLLKREQQMDEKEHTPDIVKLYEKLRLCMEKVDQKAPEYIKMAASLNAGETTYSLEHANDLRVEVQKVYELIDALSKKILTLGLNQDPPPHTNTLRLQRMIRYSATLFVQEKLLGLMSLPTKEQFEALKQEVEKKRILEKQAALESQRRLEERRRDLPSRANGEVASLRRGHVPLRKAEGWLALSGGQGESEHSDPLLQQIHNITSFIRQAKAAGRTDEVRTLQENLQQLQDEYDQQQTEKAIELSRKQAEEEDLQREQLQMLCEREWEREREQFQAASLHTRTRSLDFQEVRPFQLEPSRQPRTHLAHALDLGSSPIQSSAAPKTPSPSSALEPLRVWSGPPVLGPELLPQSTSSQSHGVPSLNPFEEEDLSSPAAEGSSSPPATEPSFGSSSRILKDYNPFEEEEEEEAVEGNPFTNSDSPAPTPFEEEDERPHQTHASPPVPGNPFEEAVGTNPFELDSDGGPEGEEPIEEELLLQQIDNIKAYIFDAKQCGRLDEVDVLTENLRELKRTLAKQKGGAG; via the exons GTCTTGTCCAGAAGGCTAAGAAAGCAAAGAACAGGCTGTTGAAACGAGAAGGAGAGGACCGAGCCGAATCAGGGACCCAAGGATATGAGTCTTTCAGTTATGGAGGGGTTGATCCTTACATGTGGGAACCCCAGGAGCTTG GAGCTGTGAGAAGCCATCTTTCTGACTTCAAAAAACACCGAGCTGCCAGGATTGACCACTATGTTGTTGAAGTCAATAAATTAATAATCAGGTTAGAGAAg CTCACTGCATTTGACAGAACGAATACTGAGTCGGCTAAGATCCGAG CAATAGAGAAGTCCGTGGTGCCTTGGGTCAATGACCAGGATGTCCCTTTTTGTCCAGACTGTGGGAATAAGTTTAGCATCCGTAACCGCCGTCACCACTGCCGCCTCTGCGGGTCTATTATGTGCAAGAAGTGTATGGAGCTCATCAGCCTTCCCTTGGCAA ACAAGCTCACCAGTGTCAGCAAGGATTCCCTGAGCACCCACACCAGCCCCAGCCAGTCACCCAACAGTGTGCATGGCTCCCGCCGGGGCAGCATTAGCAGCATGAGCAGCGTGAGCTCCGTCTTGGACGAGAAGGATGACGACAGGATCCGCTGCTGCACACATTGCAAGGACACGCTGCTCAAGAGAGAGCAACAGATGGATGAGAAGGAGCACACCCCGGACATTGTGAAACTCTATGAG aAATTACGCCTTTGCATGGAGAAAGTTGACCAAAAAGCTCCTGAATACATCAAGATGGCAGCATCATTAAA TGCTGGAGAAACAACCTACAGTCTGGAACATGCCAATGACCTTCGAGTAGAAGTGCAAAAAGTATACGAGTTAATAGATGCTTTAAG TAAGAAGATCTTAACCTTAGGCTTGAACCAGGATCCTCCGCCACATACAAACACTTTGCGGCTGCAGAGGATGATCAGATACTCAGCGACACTTTTTGTGCAG GAAAAGTTGCTTGGTTTGATGTCACTGCCAACGAAAGAACAGTTTGAGGCACTGAAGCAGGAGGTGGAGAAGAAGAGGATCCTGGAGAAACAG GCTGCCCTGGAATCCCAGCGAAGGCTTGAGGAAAGGCGGAGGGACCTGCCATCTCGTGCCAATGGGGAGGTGGCATCCCTTCGCAGGGGCCATGTCCCCTTGAGAAAGGCTGAGGGCTGGCTCGCCCTGTCAGGAGGCCAAGGGGAGAGCGAGCACTCGGACCCCCTCCTACAGCAGATCCACAACATCACGTCGTTTATCAGGCAGGCCAAGGCCGCAGGCCGGACAGACGAAGTGCGCACACTGCAGGAGAACCTGCAGCAGCTGCAGGACGAGTACGACCAGCAGCAGACAGAGAAGGCCATCGAGCTGTCCCGGAAGCAGGCTGAGGAGGAGGACCTGCAGCGGGAGCAGCTGCAGATGCTATGTGAACGTGAGTGGGAACGAGAAAGGGAGCAGTTCCAGGCAGCATCCCTGCACACACGGACCCGGTCCCTGGACTTCCAAGAAGTCAGGCCTTTTCAGCTGGAGCCCAGCAGACAGCCTCGCACCCACCTTGCTCATGCTTTGGATCTGGGCTCCTCCCCCATTCAGAGCAGTGCGGCTCCCAAGACCCCTTCACCCAGCTCAGCTCTCGAGCCCCTCCGAGTGTGGTCTGGGCCCCCAGTGCTTGGCCCGGAATTGCTCCCCCAGAGCACCTCATCGCAGTCACATGGGGTCCCCTCCCTAAACCCCTTTGAGGAGGAGGACCTCTCCAGCCCGGCTGCAGAGGGCTCTAGCAGCCCTCCTGCTACAGAGCCTTCTTTCGGCTCTTCATCCCGCATCCTCAAAGATTACAATCCttttgaggaagaggaggaagaggaggcagtgGAAGGGAATCCCTTCACTAACTCAGACAGCCCAGCACCCACCCCTTTCGAGGAGGAAGACGAGCGTCCTCACCAGACGCACGCAAGCCCTCCTGTTCCTGGCAACCCCTTCGAGGAAGCCGTCGGTACCAACCCCTTCGAGCTGGACAGTGACGGTGGGCCTGAGGGCGAGGAGCCCATAGAAGAGGAGCTCCTCCTGCAGCAGATCGATAACATCAAGGCGTACATCTTTGACGCCAAGCAATGCGGCCGCCTGGACGAGGTGGACGTGCTGACGGAGAACCTGCGGGAGCTGAAGCGCACCCTGGCCAAACAGAAGGGGGGCGCTGGCTGA